The following coding sequences are from one Polyangia bacterium window:
- a CDS encoding alpha/beta hydrolase — protein sequence MKLPVIVTGAGEPPTVLVPGGLLGWLSWEAHAARLEKSRRVLRVQLLNVAHGYDNLPLPPDYSVTMEADALDATLEAEHALPADVVAWSYGAEVALSFALRDPRRVRTLALIEPPAVWVLRARGTVDDDTRQVAARLGSLGDDVTDDDLEMFAVHVGFCPPGKSPRQMAAWPLWSRHRQALRSSRHAIDHQDDIAAWRNFPRPVLLVKGNGSARFLHQIVDGLAAELPQAQILTLPGGHAPQIVAMDAFLEQLMTFQKSPTAPTFP from the coding sequence ATGAAGCTGCCCGTCATAGTCACCGGTGCCGGCGAACCGCCGACGGTCCTGGTCCCCGGCGGCCTGCTTGGCTGGCTGAGCTGGGAGGCGCACGCCGCCCGCCTGGAAAAAAGCCGGCGGGTGTTGCGCGTGCAGCTGCTGAACGTCGCCCACGGCTATGACAACCTTCCCTTGCCGCCCGACTACTCGGTGACCATGGAGGCCGACGCCCTGGACGCCACGCTGGAGGCCGAACACGCCCTGCCCGCCGACGTCGTCGCCTGGTCGTATGGCGCCGAGGTGGCCCTGTCATTCGCCCTGCGCGATCCGCGGCGCGTCCGCACGCTGGCCCTCATCGAACCGCCGGCGGTCTGGGTGCTGCGCGCCCGCGGCACCGTCGACGATGACACCCGCCAGGTGGCCGCGCGCCTGGGCTCGCTGGGCGATGACGTCACCGACGACGATCTGGAGATGTTCGCCGTGCACGTCGGCTTTTGCCCGCCGGGAAAATCGCCGCGCCAGATGGCGGCCTGGCCGCTGTGGTCACGTCACCGGCAGGCCTTGCGCAGCTCGCGCCACGCCATCGATCACCAGGACGACATCGCCGCGTGGCGCAATTTTCCGCGCCCGGTGCTGCTGGTGAAGGGCAATGGGTCGGCGCGGTTTCTCCATCAGATCGTCGATGGGCTGGCGGCGGAGCTTCCGCAGGCCCAGATTTTGACCCTTCCCGGCGGCCACGCACCACAGATTGTGGCCATGGACGCTTTCCTCGAGCAGTTGATGACCTTCCAGAAATCGCCGACCGCCCCGACTTTTCCCTAG